One genomic region from Diabrotica undecimpunctata isolate CICGRU chromosome 9, icDiaUnde3, whole genome shotgun sequence encodes:
- the LOC140451187 gene encoding uncharacterized protein codes for MLQIILGRYNPDIICLQETNFKNEKIQALKQFKSYCKNRTSQEKASGGVAIFVKKSIETTEISLQTNLEAICIKLNSSPNIYVCNLYLPSSTQVDSEALTKLLQQIPQPRLILGDFNAHNFLWDSSTMNSRGRLLEEIFEQSNLSVLNDSRPTRFNIQNGESSCIDLTICEPGLTPQLTWDRLDFLYNSDHYPLFIHNNKNQGGQTFTPKWNLKNPNWNLFSNLIESSMTTFKSTPNIEETLENLVTIITKAAEKAIGKTTYIKQRNPVPWWNHECKTAVESSKRAFNQYKRYKTVENKIEYRKQGAIAKKTITNAKRQSWTQYVSTLYANTPMTEVWNKVRRISGLNSNQNIKSLEINGKAVTSNTEIVKILANTYKNRSSNTNYKKSFINYKQQEENKEMSFIPNTGEPLNLPISQLEYTEALSNLKETSAGAGPDDIPSIFIKHLPDSAHK; via the coding sequence ATGCTCCAAATAATTCTGGGTAGATACAATCCAGACATAATTTGTCTTCAGGAAACTAacttcaaaaatgaaaaaatacaagctttaaaacaatttaaaagttaCTGCAAAAATCGAACTAGTCAAGAAAAAGCCAGCGGCGGAGTAGCTATCTTTGTAAAAAAGTCAATTGAAACCACTGAAATTTCTCTCCAAACTAATCTAGAAGCAATTTGCATTAAACTTAACTCAAGTCCAAATATTTACGTTTGTAACTTATACCTACCTTCATCAACGCAAGTCGACTCAGAAGCATTAACTAAACTGTTACAACAAATtccccaacccagacttattttgggcgattttaatgcccacaACTTTTTATGGGACTCTTCTACTATGAATAGTAGGGGAAGACTGCTAGAAGAGATATTTGAACAGTCCAACCTTTCAGTCTTAAACGACAGCAGGCCCACTAGATTCAATATACAGAACGGTGAATCTTCATGTATAGACCTTACGATATGCGAACCAGGTCTGACCCCACAGCTCACCTGGGATAGGCTCGACTTTTTATACAATAGTGATCACTATCCTCTTTTTATTCATAATAACAAAAACCAAGGTGGACAGACATTTACtccaaaatggaatttaaaaaatccTAACTGGAATCTTTTTTCCAATTTAATCGAAAGCAGTATGACCACATTTAAAAGTACCCCAAATATAGAAGAGACACTAGAGAACCTTGTTACCATTATCACAAAAGCAGCAGAAAAAGCAATAGGAAAGACAACATACATAAAACAACGCAACCCTGTCCCATGGTGGAATCACGAATGCAAAACAGCGGTTGAATCTAGTAAAAGAGCTTTTAACCAATACAAGCGCTACAAAACTGTTgagaataaaattgaatacagaAAACAAGGTGCTATAGCCAAAAAGACAATTACAAATGCTAAACGCCAGTCATGGACTCAATATGTATCAACGTTATATGCAAACACTCCCATGACTGAAGTATGGAACAAAGTCCGAAGAATATCTGGATTAAATAgcaatcaaaatattaaaagccTCGAAATAAATGGAAAGGCAGTTACTAGTAATACTGAGATTGTCAAAATCCTCGCTAACACATACAAAAACCGATCCagtaatactaattataaaaaatcttttattaattacaaacagCAAGAAGAAAATAAGGAAATGAGCTTTATACCTAACACAGGTGAACCGTTAAATTTACCCATTTCTCAATTAGAGTATACAGAAGCATTATCAAATCTCAAAGAAACTAGCGCTGGCGCTGGTCCCGACGATATTCCTAGTATTTTTATCAAACACCTTCCAGATAGCGCTCACAAATAA